From Candidatus Wallbacteria bacterium, one genomic window encodes:
- a CDS encoding peptidase domain-containing ABC transporter codes for MPDGPPAKESDSRPMNLNDLLIFIRKVPNFSIYREEDLSRLLAAAELVRLSAGEELFRQGERGDTFYIILSGKIRILQTNEAGREINLGIRNSTDHIGARAIITDEPRIATARAVDDSLLLSIGRDAFTSFISSKPELKEYFDKFFKHISIFNFLKSCTDLSSIDPGDLQELVLIFNSEFFKEQEAVFRQGAEPDKFYLIEKGKAKVVRWQQDKQEIINFLHEGQFFGEKALFEDTKRYADVVCLTDCHLFSLSRQDFNRVLSRSPVMKKIIEGRIRSYSSEPPLPYQEIIKQELGARARIRVSRDGEEGFEGRTEKPFSLHNLFYSRLSFPFIMQHDQMSCGTTCLQMIARFYGKNIGAERLRELAHVDRSGASLANLAQAAEQMGFNTRGLKLDYNSLKTVRLPAVVHWQGYHYLVVYSLSDTHVCVADPAMGKRKYTRDYFCSNWNGITLTLEPAQAFNKEPEDNFSITGFLQFVSPHWLTVLEIFAASLLLNLFGLATPIFTKNIIDRVLLRQSVTLLNVMFVGMLIVIVFRMLTMLVRQYLTIHTVTKIDLKMLTFFYRHLLNLPLSYFQARKTGDFLNRFQENSKIRNFFTNTALTLVLDTILIAVYFALMFYYNFTLTWFVILFIPVCAILTLLFTPVLKRLNLESLSARSDVESHLVESINGIETIKAANLEYPVRWKWENKFIRSLNIDFNLNSSSLYFQALGDFAATFGSTFILWYGAHLVLLGQLSIGELMAFMALMGSVITPVIRVIASWDSLQQAHATMERLSDMLSARTEFPSTLDEPGGLILPDPKGEIVLENVFFRYGGADSPQILSNVSLRILPGQTVAIIGRSGSGKTTLARLLCRLHETTSGRILIDGFEVKTIDLNCLRKMIGFVLQDNFIFDTSIRENISLGDPEETLSRVIEAARLANAHEFIMNLTLGYETRIGESGLKLSCGQKQRIAIARALYTRPRILVLDEATSSLDIESEQAIQQNLKGILKDRTALIIAHRISTIRNADLIIVLDNGEVVEQGTHQELMERNGLYHYLAHQQLNI; via the coding sequence ATGCCGGACGGCCCTCCAGCGAAAGAGAGCGATTCACGCCCCATGAACCTGAATGACCTGTTGATCTTCATCCGCAAGGTACCCAATTTTTCCATTTATCGTGAGGAGGATCTCTCCCGGCTTCTGGCCGCAGCTGAACTGGTACGTCTCTCTGCCGGTGAAGAGCTTTTCCGCCAGGGGGAGCGGGGCGACACTTTCTACATCATCCTGAGCGGGAAGATCAGAATCCTGCAGACCAATGAAGCAGGCAGGGAAATTAACCTCGGCATCCGCAACAGCACCGACCACATCGGCGCCAGAGCCATCATCACCGATGAACCGCGCATCGCTACCGCAAGAGCGGTCGATGACAGCCTGCTCCTTTCCATCGGACGTGATGCATTCACTTCCTTCATCTCCTCCAAACCGGAACTGAAGGAATATTTCGACAAATTTTTCAAACATATCTCAATCTTTAATTTTCTCAAGTCCTGCACCGATCTCTCCAGCATCGACCCAGGGGATCTCCAGGAACTTGTGTTGATCTTCAATTCCGAATTCTTCAAGGAGCAGGAGGCTGTCTTCCGCCAGGGAGCAGAACCGGACAAGTTTTACCTGATCGAAAAGGGGAAGGCCAAGGTTGTCCGCTGGCAGCAGGATAAACAGGAAATTATAAATTTCCTGCACGAAGGGCAGTTCTTCGGGGAAAAAGCTCTTTTTGAAGACACCAAACGTTACGCGGATGTAGTCTGTCTCACTGACTGTCATCTTTTTTCCTTGTCCCGCCAGGACTTCAATCGCGTGCTGTCGCGTTCGCCTGTGATGAAGAAAATTATCGAGGGCCGCATCCGTTCCTACTCTTCGGAACCTCCGCTGCCCTATCAGGAAATTATCAAGCAGGAACTCGGTGCAAGAGCCAGAATTAGAGTAAGCCGGGATGGGGAGGAAGGCTTTGAGGGAAGAACGGAAAAGCCCTTCAGTCTGCATAATCTGTTTTACAGCAGGTTGAGCTTTCCATTCATCATGCAGCATGACCAGATGAGCTGTGGTACCACCTGTCTTCAGATGATCGCCAGATTCTACGGAAAGAACATTGGTGCGGAACGCCTGCGCGAACTGGCTCATGTCGACAGGAGCGGGGCATCGCTTGCGAATCTGGCCCAAGCCGCCGAACAGATGGGATTCAACACCCGGGGTCTGAAACTCGACTATAATTCGCTTAAGACTGTCAGACTTCCCGCTGTGGTCCACTGGCAGGGCTATCATTATCTCGTGGTCTATTCTCTGTCAGACACGCATGTCTGTGTTGCCGATCCCGCGATGGGGAAGAGAAAATACACCAGGGATTATTTCTGCAGCAACTGGAACGGAATCACATTAACCCTGGAACCGGCACAGGCTTTTAACAAAGAACCTGAAGACAACTTTTCTATCACTGGTTTTCTGCAGTTTGTTTCCCCTCACTGGCTGACAGTCCTGGAGATATTTGCAGCTTCGCTGCTGCTTAACCTGTTTGGCCTGGCCACCCCGATTTTCACGAAGAACATCATCGACAGAGTCTTGCTGCGGCAGAGCGTGACTCTTTTAAACGTGATGTTCGTAGGGATGCTGATCGTGATCGTCTTCAGGATGCTGACCATGCTCGTGCGGCAGTATCTGACGATTCACACAGTCACTAAAATTGACCTCAAGATGCTGACTTTTTTTTACAGGCACCTGCTGAATCTGCCTCTTTCGTATTTCCAGGCCCGCAAGACCGGAGATTTTCTGAACCGCTTCCAGGAAAATTCCAAGATCCGTAATTTTTTTACCAATACAGCCCTGACGCTGGTGCTGGACACTATCCTGATCGCCGTCTATTTTGCGCTGATGTTTTATTACAATTTTACGCTGACCTGGTTTGTAATCCTTTTTATCCCTGTCTGTGCAATTCTGACCTTGCTTTTCACGCCTGTCCTGAAGCGTCTTAACCTGGAATCACTTTCAGCCAGGTCCGATGTTGAGTCTCATCTTGTGGAGTCAATCAACGGCATTGAAACCATCAAGGCCGCCAACCTCGAATATCCGGTGCGCTGGAAATGGGAAAACAAATTTATCCGCAGCCTGAACATTGATTTCAACCTCAACAGTTCCTCACTATACTTCCAGGCATTGGGCGATTTCGCCGCCACCTTCGGCTCCACCTTCATTCTCTGGTATGGTGCGCATCTGGTGCTGCTCGGACAGCTGTCCATCGGCGAGCTGATGGCTTTCATGGCTTTGATGGGGAGTGTGATCACCCCGGTCATCAGGGTGATCGCCTCCTGGGACAGTCTGCAACAGGCGCATGCGACAATGGAACGGCTCTCCGACATGCTTTCAGCCAGAACAGAATTCCCATCGACTCTGGATGAGCCTGGCGGATTGATCCTGCCCGATCCAAAGGGCGAGATTGTGTTGGAAAATGTCTTCTTCAGATACGGTGGAGCGGATTCCCCTCAGATTCTGTCAAATGTCAGCCTGCGGATACTTCCGGGACAGACCGTGGCAATCATCGGCCGCAGCGGATCAGGCAAGACCACACTGGCCCGATTGCTCTGCAGATTGCATGAAACAACTTCAGGACGGATTCTGATCGACGGATTCGAGGTCAAGACCATCGACCTGAACTGTCTGCGGAAAATGATTGGATTCGTTCTGCAGGATAACTTTATTTTCGACACCTCAATCAGGGAGAACATCTCACTCGGGGACCCCGAGGAAACCTTGAGCAGAGTGATTGAGGCGGCCAGACTGGCTAATGCCCATGAATTCATCATGAATCTTACTCTGGGATATGAGACCAGGATCGGAGAAAGCGGTCTGAAACTGTCCTGCGGACAGAAACAGCGGATTGCGATTGCCCGGGCTCTTTACACGAGGCCCAGGATTCTGGTTCTGGACGAAGCCACCAGCTCTCTCGACATCGAATCCGAACAGGCGATCCAGCAGAACTTGAAAGGGATTCTCAAAGACCGGACTGCCTTGATCATCGCCCATCGCATCTCCACGATCAGAAATGCCGACCTGATCATTGTACTGGATAATGGCGAAGTGGTGGAGCAGGGAACTCACCAGGAACTGATGGAGAGAAACGGACTTTACCATTACCTGGCCCATCAGCAATTGAACATATAA
- a CDS encoding peptidylprolyl isomerase, producing MLIEFNGGALNPEEIIRLLSFSGLLERIVREAIRIKAGAAEARSRGITVTDQELQKFADDYRFSRGLQDAEETMAFLKKSGLTMDGFEELCESFLLVGKLQESIVTDQDVEDYFFSHLGQFDAAMVSRILVRSESLAQEILMQAKEDGADFHLLAARHSVERNTANHGGYAGMVSRADFPLGFSTRVFSASAGEILGPEPVDDQFLLLLVESVRKAELNLEIKTLIREILFEDWISLKNHEIRISSRET from the coding sequence ATGCTGATCGAGTTTAACGGAGGGGCACTGAATCCTGAAGAGATCATCCGGCTGCTGTCGTTCTCCGGCCTGCTCGAGCGAATTGTTCGTGAGGCGATCAGGATCAAGGCGGGAGCAGCTGAAGCCAGGTCTCGAGGAATTACCGTAACGGATCAGGAACTGCAGAAATTTGCGGATGATTACCGGTTCAGCAGGGGACTTCAGGATGCTGAGGAAACCATGGCTTTTCTAAAAAAATCCGGTCTGACAATGGATGGATTCGAGGAACTCTGCGAGTCGTTTCTGCTGGTTGGAAAACTGCAGGAATCCATCGTCACCGATCAGGATGTGGAGGACTATTTTTTTTCTCACCTCGGACAGTTTGACGCTGCAATGGTTTCCAGAATTCTGGTCAGATCCGAAAGCCTTGCTCAGGAAATTCTGATGCAGGCGAAAGAAGACGGGGCTGATTTTCATCTGCTGGCTGCCAGGCATTCAGTTGAGAGAAATACCGCCAACCATGGAGGCTATGCAGGCATGGTCAGCCGCGCGGATTTCCCGCTGGGATTTTCGACCAGGGTCTTTTCTGCCTCAGCCGGGGAAATTCTGGGACCGGAACCTGTGGATGATCAGTTCCTGCTGCTGCTAGTGGAATCTGTGCGAAAAGCTGAATTGAATCTGGAAATCAAAACTCTGATCAGGGAGATCCTATTCGAGGACTGGATCAGCCTGAAAAATCATGAGATACGAATTTCATCCCGGGAAACATAA
- a CDS encoding type II toxin-antitoxin system Phd/YefM family antitoxin codes for MVKIEISDLEPIPATKAKTIFGDILHQTSVNGKKFVVNRQGKPVSVILSYNEYCRLLKEAGHQVVDG; via the coding sequence ATGGTGAAAATAGAAATCTCTGATCTTGAACCGATCCCGGCTACAAAGGCCAAGACGATTTTTGGCGACATCCTGCACCAGACTTCCGTAAACGGTAAAAAATTTGTTGTCAACCGTCAGGGAAAACCCGTTTCAGTGATTCTCAGCTATAACGAATACTGCAGACTGTTGAAAGAGGCCGGACACCAGGTTGTTGACGGATAA
- a CDS encoding electron transfer flavoprotein subunit beta/FixA family protein, whose amino-acid sequence MRIIVPIKQVPGITDVKINKEKGTLEREGIFSIINPEDKNALELALSLKDENGAEVIIVSMGPPQAQEALIEALAMGGDKAYLVTDRKFAGADTWATAYTLSKVIEKIGKYDLVICGRQAIDGDTAQVGPQLANFLEIPQVTYARKIEIKERIVTVEREIEGGHELIDAGLPLLLTVTGEINKPRFPRIDLIFDVFRENRIERLTASDLKVDPSLIGLDGSPTKVKKVFNPKRLAKGEILEGPAAEVAGKVVNQLRDKGIV is encoded by the coding sequence ATGCGGATCATAGTTCCGATAAAACAGGTACCTGGGATTACAGATGTTAAAATCAATAAGGAAAAAGGCACTCTGGAACGAGAGGGCATCTTCAGCATCATCAACCCTGAAGACAAAAACGCCCTGGAACTGGCTCTTTCGCTGAAAGATGAAAATGGAGCTGAGGTGATCATCGTTTCAATGGGACCTCCCCAGGCTCAGGAGGCCCTGATCGAGGCTCTGGCAATGGGCGGGGACAAGGCTTATCTGGTCACTGACCGGAAATTCGCAGGAGCGGATACCTGGGCGACCGCCTACACCCTCAGCAAAGTTATTGAGAAGATCGGAAAGTATGACCTGGTTATTTGCGGACGGCAGGCTATCGACGGCGATACAGCCCAGGTAGGGCCGCAACTTGCCAACTTCCTTGAAATTCCCCAGGTTACTTATGCCAGGAAAATCGAGATCAAAGAGAGGATTGTCACAGTGGAACGCGAGATCGAAGGGGGACACGAACTGATCGATGCCGGGTTGCCCTTGCTGCTTACAGTGACCGGAGAGATCAATAAACCCAGATTTCCGAGGATCGACCTGATTTTCGATGTTTTCCGTGAAAACCGCATCGAACGCTTGACAGCCTCCGACCTGAAGGTGGATCCATCGCTGATAGGCCTCGATGGATCTCCTACCAAAGTTAAAAAGGTCTTCAATCCCAAGCGCCTGGCAAAAGGTGAGATACTTGAAGGACCGGCTGCAGAAGTGGCCGGTAAAGTTGTCAACCAGCTCCGCGACAAGGGTATTGTTTAA
- a CDS encoding sigma 54-interacting transcriptional regulator, with protein MGAAYYRVTDLIGESRQLERLRELIGKIASADGNLLILGESGSGKELIAQAVHNASKRASGPFIALNCGAIPRELIESELFGYAKGAFTGAQSDRSGKFELAEGGSIFLDEIGELPYDMQSKLLRVLEERRFYPVGAERETRVNFRLICASNRDLAEMVKKREFREDLFFRLNNLKIIVPPLRDRPGDIPVLMDFFLKKYREKLGRPWITGFAPSVLSAYKKYGWPGNVRELENLVEREVVFTGCDEATIQHVSEQVTGANSGRLPSLNLAELEKTAYREALLRAGSNDEAAMLLGVSKATFYRKLKELSLDP; from the coding sequence ATGGGCGCAGCCTACTACCGAGTAACTGATCTGATCGGCGAGAGCCGGCAGCTCGAACGCCTCCGCGAACTGATCGGGAAAATCGCTTCAGCTGACGGTAATCTTTTGATTCTCGGCGAATCCGGGAGCGGAAAAGAATTAATCGCCCAGGCAGTGCATAATGCATCGAAGAGAGCCTCCGGCCCCTTCATCGCCCTGAACTGCGGTGCGATACCCAGGGAATTGATCGAGAGTGAACTGTTCGGTTATGCCAAGGGGGCATTTACTGGAGCCCAGAGCGACCGGAGCGGTAAATTCGAACTTGCCGAAGGCGGCAGCATCTTTTTGGACGAAATCGGTGAACTCCCTTATGACATGCAATCCAAATTGTTGAGGGTGCTGGAAGAGCGACGATTCTACCCGGTCGGTGCAGAGCGGGAGACCAGAGTGAATTTCCGTCTGATCTGCGCCTCCAACCGCGACCTGGCCGAAATGGTGAAAAAGCGTGAATTCCGCGAAGACCTTTTTTTCCGTCTCAACAATCTGAAGATTATTGTACCTCCACTGAGAGACCGGCCTGGGGATATCCCGGTGTTAATGGATTTTTTTTTGAAGAAATACCGCGAGAAGCTAGGAAGACCATGGATTACCGGTTTTGCTCCCAGTGTCCTGTCGGCTTATAAAAAGTACGGCTGGCCCGGTAATGTCCGTGAACTGGAAAATCTGGTGGAACGCGAAGTAGTGTTTACCGGATGCGATGAAGCGACAATCCAGCATGTTTCAGAGCAGGTGACAGGTGCCAACTCCGGACGGCTCCCTTCACTGAACCTGGCCGAACTGGAAAAGACAGCTTATCGGGAAGCATTGCTGCGGGCCGGTTCCAACGATGAGGCAGCCATGCTTCTCGGAGTTTCCAAAGCCACATTTTACCGGAAGCTGAAAGAGCTGTCGCTTGATCCATAG
- the mltG gene encoding endolytic transglycosylase MltG: MAVFWLLLAAAALSLSYSEYYQWFAMPGEVEIKINSGASAISICRELKNHGLIHSSLLFKYYLRQAGQEKNLKPGNHKFQTGWSYPRILEELLQERIEYRKITIPEGSDIKKISRIVAEAGFGSPEVFCSFAAAGNFPGYDLLGRKNGDLEGFLFPQTYLINKELTLEAVLTAMLTEFEKNFQKAAQAKISTLVDFEVLILASIIELEAVLPEEKCRISGVFHNRLAVKKPLESCATIQYALGNHHDRILFEDLKVQSPYNTYLNPGLPPGPICSPGFDSIYAAFHPEQNEFFYFISTGREHHFSKNLKEHNEWKRKLKLDK; encoded by the coding sequence ATGGCCGTCTTTTGGCTACTTCTGGCTGCAGCCGCTTTGAGCCTGTCATATTCCGAATATTATCAGTGGTTTGCAATGCCGGGAGAGGTTGAAATCAAGATCAATTCCGGTGCTTCGGCCATCTCCATATGCAGAGAGTTGAAAAATCACGGTTTGATCCACAGCAGCCTTCTTTTTAAGTATTACCTCAGGCAGGCCGGCCAGGAAAAGAATCTCAAGCCGGGAAACCATAAATTCCAGACAGGCTGGAGTTATCCCCGAATCCTCGAAGAGCTTCTGCAGGAAAGGATTGAATACCGGAAGATTACCATACCTGAAGGCAGTGATATTAAGAAAATCAGCCGGATTGTTGCTGAAGCAGGATTCGGAAGCCCGGAGGTTTTCTGCTCGTTCGCAGCAGCTGGAAATTTTCCCGGTTACGACTTACTCGGCCGCAAGAACGGTGACTTGGAGGGATTCCTTTTTCCGCAGACATATCTGATAAATAAAGAACTGACTCTGGAAGCGGTGTTGACCGCAATGCTGACTGAATTCGAAAAGAATTTTCAGAAAGCGGCTCAAGCCAAGATCTCAACGCTTGTTGACTTTGAAGTTTTAATTTTAGCGTCGATTATAGAACTGGAAGCTGTGCTTCCGGAAGAAAAATGCCGTATTTCAGGTGTTTTCCACAACCGGCTGGCTGTGAAAAAACCTCTGGAATCGTGTGCAACAATTCAATATGCACTAGGAAACCATCACGACCGGATTCTCTTTGAGGATCTCAAAGTGCAATCTCCCTACAACACTTACCTGAATCCAGGACTTCCGCCTGGCCCGATCTGCAGTCCCGGTTTTGACTCCATTTACGCGGCTTTTCATCCTGAGCAGAATGAATTTTTCTATTTCATTTCCACTGGCAGGGAGCATCATTTTTCCAAGAATCTGAAGGAACACAATGAATGGAAGAGAAAACTGAAACTCGACAAGTAA